Below is a genomic region from Raphanus sativus cultivar WK10039 chromosome 4, ASM80110v3, whole genome shotgun sequence.
TAGATTAGGTTTAGGttaagcttaatcatgtttTGGTTAGTTATTAGATTTTGGTTAGttagattttggtttaaatttttattagtttttggtttaatgttATCGATTGgtcattgttttcttttctttgtataCTGAtatgaattaataaataaaatttcatctTTGAATTAATTTTCgatttagtaaactaaattaaatttaattaattaacataattaattaatataattaaataattaaattaattaatgtaatttttaattattatttttaaattatagcGTTATATTTACatcattacaaaatattttgcaGCACTGAATATTAGTCAtgagtaaatatattataacacGAATCAAATGTTATAAAAGACTATCATATAGCAAAAACCTAACGTTATAATATATCAATTTATTATAGCATGCGAGAAACGCTATGATAGGGGGGGTCTACCATAGCTGCGGCTGTCAGAGCGTTTACAAAAACGCTACGAAAACTTTATGGTAGCGTTTTTCATGTGCTACTAATACcgatttttcttgtagtgtgttCACTTCTTTTTGACCTATATCCTAGGATTCTTTGCGAATCAAGTCTTAATGGTTGTAGCCACCAAGTCCTGTTCAAATCCTTTACCTATAGAATTCTTATAAATCAAGGCTTAATGGTTGTAGCCACCAACTCCTGTTCGGATTTATTTCCTAAATTATtatctataataattattattattattttttcttttcttttttttataaatactatcTAATCTAAATATCGAAATAAAGAGAGAAAGGGTGATATATTTACACAAGGCTTTATCTTCCAGACTTGTTTGAAGAATCCGATCCCATGTATACAAAGCCCCAAGACAAGAAAATCATGTCAAATTAGGTTGGAGGTGAGCTTTGGTTCCTTCTAACACTCTCAGTAAGTTCAAACATAGTTGACATATTGATCCACTTTAATATTTATAGTACTTCTGTAGTTAGTAGatctaagactggtctaaagagtggttagatgacaagtagtaaATCAAATAAGATCATCATCCCCATCTTGactcaataattttttttgaaaacattttagatAAGACTTATAAAGTAGATAATCATTAgtaatccccccagacttaaattacactgtccccagtGTATAACAGTCACTAAAAACTTAAAGCATAAGTACTGAATATAACAAGTTAGGACGTTATACATGACTGAAACCGTATTGATCGATGTAAGTGAGTGCACTTCTATCGTTTCTGATGtgatgatgtcgatcgatatcgaccTGGTCTCATCGGTCGATGCTGATGGCAAACTTTTAGTCTGATCTGTTTTTTTTGATGAACAGTATACTGCTACAGTAACTCGCTACAGTAACTCGCTACAGTCTCAGTCGATTTTCTTGCTACAGTGTCGCTCGATGTGCTGCTACAGTAACTCTGTTACATTGTCGTCGTCActgttcactttttttttataccTGCAATAAATAAAAGCAAATATTAGTAGTATAtgataataaaaccaaattgaAAACAAACCTAACAGTGGGTTGCCTTCCACTCAGCGCTTGTTTTTAGTCTTTTGCTTGACTTCTGGAGATCTGATTTAGTCCGGATGAGAATGAGAACATGGTCCAAAACATGTTTCAATGTCCACTCTCTGAAGCTTTATCATTCTTGTGTGAAAGCCTCCTCCATATACTCTTCTCTTTTGTCTATCATCTCAGCAATAAGGAGTGCTCGAAGCTTTGTAAACGGCTGTGAGAAGCTTTTGTTGCGCACTCTGGATTTCCTGACACCATCTGAGAAGTAAGAAGTCAATGATAACTGAGAATCTATCTTGGTccttttcctcttcttccatttccttctcttctttccCCCGGACTTGTCTCATTCTGTCTCCGCGTGTGATAAACCACAGGGGTGTCGATCAATATGAAGAAAGAGGTATCAGTCGATGATGTCGGGTTGGTGTCGTTCGACACTGCCAATGATGGTCCTTGCTCGATGTCACTTCTAAGTATCAACCCTCTCTGAGAAGCTACTACATGCTGATGATCATCAAATACTACATTGTAGGAACCTAGTTGTGTACTTCTATATGGAGGGATAGGAGATTCAACTTTAAATACCGTGCATGGAACGACAATTTTCACAGGATCATGTGTCCTCTTCACTCTTTTGCAAATTCAGTAGCTTCTTCTGAACAGATTGGTGATCTCAGATGTTTGGTGACAGCAAGGTGTGAGGCCTGAGACTTGTATTCTCTTTCCTCAACTGGCGCTAGCTTAACTATGTATCATGGTAGCTTTTGCAACAatgagtgtcgatcgatgcagtcttgtgtctgtcgatcgatgatgtaggGTGGGTGTAGATCGATGATGAAGGGTGGGTGTCGAGTGATCTCATCATGTTGGTGTCGAACGATGCTAACCTTTAGTGAAGTTTCTGGATCCTTAAGCTTCATCTCCAAGTCTTGTCTCAAATTTTCAGGATGTTCTTCATCCTTTAGCTCCAAAAATCTTCTGTAGAAACTTCTCTACTCGAATCCAAATCTCCAAGTTGTTTTCTATCCTCTGGCTCCAACAAGAAATCATCCATGTTAATCTCTATGTCCATACCTAAGGTAGGATAACAACTTGGTACATTAGTGCTCTTCTGTGTCGATTCTGCAATGTCCTGAGGACTACTCAATTTTTCAGGGATTTTGAGTGATACGATGAAAAAAgtatgtatcgatcgattccgaggtgctggtgtcgatcgatggtgatgtgaGGTTGTCAATCGATGCTGAACTTGTGTCACTAATATCAGCTTCTTCTACTCTGCTCAGCTCTCCAAATTCATGTTGTTCATCACCTTCTACTGTATAATGGTTGACCAGCTGTCCTCTGTTCAGTTTGTCCCTCTGTGTTTCCTCATCTGCATATTGAACTTGAATGTCTGGCTTCTTGATGTGAGTGCTCATGGTTTCAAATTCTCAATTGGCTCAGTGTAGTCTACACCCAACATCTGACTGAATCTAGCCATCAATTCCTTCTCCCAACCTTTAATCATTTGGTCCACCATATCATCAAACTTCCTCTCTCGAGTTTCTGCAGCTTCATAGAGAAATTTGTTGAGGAATATAGAGTATGGGAAAATCGTGCAGATAATGTGATCAACAGATACTTCATTCTGCTTGCTTGATGAGGCTAGTTCCTCAAGTTCTTTGATATGGTCTCTGGGATCTTCATGAAGAAGACCTTGGAAAGGGTCCACACTTCCCCAATCATACATTCGCGGTTCAGATCAAACTCGGTTGtctcaacaacaacaatcacaTCAGGGATTACAACACACTTTGCATTAATCAATTGTCCTGTGGTGTTGCGAGGGTGACCTTCTTCATCTCTTAGCATCCAATTCTCATCGAATCTCAGTATGATTACATTGACTTCCTCTGTTTCCACGCAAGTTTTCTCGGTCGACCCTTgatgaatattatttttcagcgtcggatgaacagtacaCGGATGAACAGTGTAGTGTTGAACATTGTtttgatgaacagtaccgcgatgaacagtgtcgtgATTAACAGTTTCGCCGACGCGGGATGAACAGTATTGATCGATGCGGGAtgaatggtgtcgatcgatgcgggatGAACAGTGCCGATCGATTTGTGATAAACAGTGTCCTGGTGAATAGTGTTTCGGTAAACAGTGCCGCAATGAATAGTGTTTCGATCGATGCCAAATCAACGGTGTCGTTCGATATCTGGTGAACAGTGTCGAGGTGAACAGTCCCGGGATAAATAGTGACCTTGTGAACAGTACTCTGATGAACAATGCCCCATGAACAGTACCCGCATGAACATTGTTTTTCGACACATGCTGAATTGTGTCGTTCGATGCTTGGTTCACGCTGTTGATTGCTTCGGCTTggagggtgtcgatcgatacttgATGATCGGCATCGATCGATAATCGGATTTCTACGCTGTTGATCGCTGCTTGGAGGGTGTCGACTGCCCTCTTAGACTTATGGATCACACATTCCAAATCCAGTGGCTCTACTAATAAGAACCCTAttcccttgttgcttctggtactcaTATCTATGTACCTAAAACACAAGAAAAAAGTTTATGAGTTTTTTGTTGAACAAAAGTAAAACCTAGACTAAATCTAACTAGAAAAGTTCTAATGGCGATCAACACTCCCCAACAACGgtgccaaatttgatatcactcaaattaccttAAGGAGTGATTtatactctctcaaataagaggtcgAGTTGTAgcacttagggatcgaatccacaggaAGTTAGGGCACACACTAGATTTAATAGTTAtatgattaagctaggctaaTAGATTATAAGacagtaaatataaataaagcagtaaataaagcAGTAAACAAATTGAACAAGACAATCGTTCAACTTgggagttgtttgatggaacaATGGTTTACTAGATCTAAGGTTTCTATTAGGAAATCAGGATCATAATGATATAGAGATTAaagcatgatattatagaactcaactataagaataaccAATCAACTCTCGATGCttaggttatctattactagatccaagaTCTCCAACTTTCGTTGTCAAAATCTAGGAAAGCATCGATCGATGTCTCTATAGGAGAATCGACCGCTTTGCCTTTCttcgtgtcgatcgatatctctgtaggagaatcgatcgatacgCTTCTAGTAAGCTTTGAGCGTGGGTTGATAATGTGTTCactagggtttctaaaccaaCTCTCGATGTATCTATCAATCCTAGctcagagaagacaagtcagataTGAGACAAAGAAGTAGCTAATGCCTAATTAATGTAAGATCAAGTTCATgttaattactcaagaacaagcaataagaacagtctTCAATGATGAATATCATAACTTAgaaattctatatttggggtTAATCCCtcataacctatctgaaccctaaacctaacaggtggatctattcagacatgaagtttgtcacagaaatcatagatgaataaatgaaaaacataaatgatataaaaccaaaacaaatggagttccaagaggactctcaaggagttcctctcttctctcctaactaagaacaatgaataaTGAATTAAGGAAAGTGTAGCCGTAAACAATATAATGGCttagaaaatacataaatagggtttctgttcgtccaagggtattttggtaactttgtggtggcTCCTGAGCATCAGTCGGTCATTAAATCTACTCGGCCTGCATTCTGGCATTCGGCCTGCATTCTGGCAttcatatcgatcgatatgcagtgtgctgcatcgatcgatatacgTTCCTCTTCTCGACAACTTTCTCTCGCGATGCAGATTGACTACTTTTCAGTAAAACCAGCATAACTTCCGCTACAGGATActgattgacctcaaaccggtgtaattagaaagctaactcaaatctatatcttgtgtcaaaagatgagaaaaaaactAACGGTGGAAAGGTCTCCATCCATAGATAAACATCTGACGTGTCTGTGAAGTTCTGGACTTTGAAgaactccaaaaggcaccaaaatcacctcTTTTCTCCAAATCGTctctgaacctgtaaatactctaaatagactctaaacaaaaaaaatatattctaaaacactcatataccatggctaaaagtGGGTAAAATCCATAGTATATCATTTGTCACTTAAAGAGTCAAAGGATCTTAAGGAGTTTTCAGAGTGAATATTAAGAGTTAGGGATGGTAAACTTTCTGAGCCTAACGATTGTGAAGCAGAGAAGCAATGAGCACAACTATTTATGGCGATTCAACGATATtggatgaaaacaaaaaaaaaactgttttttcaaGAGAGAGCTATTCTTTGTCCAACTAATGAAGATGTAAATATAGTTAACGATTACATGTTGGATAAACTAGATAGTAAAAGATTTATCATAGTGCTAATAATATTGATCATAGTGTTATAAGTTTGGTAAACAATGAAGCACTTGGTCATGATTTTCTAAACACTATTAAGTTTTATGTTTTACGAAACCATAGTCTTAGACTAAAGGCTGATTGTCATATTGTGGTTCTGAGAAACATAGTTCCTACTAAATGGCTAATGGAGGGGACGAGACTGAAGATCATGTTTGCTATTCAAGTTgcttaaaatgattattttaatttatgtgaacaagattttttttacctaacatttatttaatAACTGAAATTTCGTTTTGATGTTTTGAAACATGTGGGTTCTCTTTGGTTATCTGAACTATTACCactattattaatataaacaaaaatccaTACATACATCACTCAACCAAATTACTATATAGCTAAGGCAAGGTTCTAAAAGTCTTAAACTTATATGGTTCAACATTTCTTTCATCTTAAAATATAGTTAGGATAGAACCAATATCATAAGAAATTTTGTAGTTCGGAAAAGTTGATGTCTTTATTTGCTGTTGTATACCTGAAACTTGGTTCTCAGAAGAACcaatatcataataaattttCTCATCAGAAACTATTTTCTAATACAAATCTTGTATAATTTCTATATATGAGACCATTACACCCAACTAAATACATGAACGTTAACATTGACTAACTTAATTAGGCTCAAGATTATAAAATACTATGATATCCATTAAAATCTTCAGGATGTTTGTCACACTACAAAAATGATAAACAAACATACTTTTTCAATAATAATCAAACTTATAAAACAGTGGCTACCAATAATATATGTCAAACAAGATATCAACATACATGGTTATTGGTAAAGAACTCATTTCTACTTTATATGGTCAATCAGTTTTCAGATTATGAAAGGGcataaatttttaacaattaGTTACCATTCCTTTGTCCCTTCACTATGAGTTTTTACAATTGATTCTCATATTTCTGTCCTTCTCCATTCATTCTTGCTTTTGTATAAAGCACTGATGTCTAATGTCTCTTTTTATCTCAAGAAAGAGTAGTTTGTATTTGCTACTAAAACTAAATATgtcttaaagaaaaaatatataagaacgTTGACACTAACTAGaaatattattcatataatctattaaatatttttagtttggtGATTCTACCATTTAAAACAGATATTTTGCAATTTTTTCAATCCGACTTCTCTAATTATCAGTCGTCTAGAACTTATTCCAAA
It encodes:
- the LOC130511305 gene encoding uncharacterized protein LOC130511305, which encodes MSTRSNKGIGFLLVEPLDLECVIHKSKRAVDTLQAAINSVEIRLSIDADHQVSIDTLQAEAINSVNQASNDTIQHVSKNNVHAGTVHGALFIRVLFTRSLFIPGLFTSTLFTRYRTTPLIWHRSKHYSLRHCLPKHYSPGHCLSQIDRHCSSRIDRHHSSRIDQYCSSRVGETVNHDTVHRGTVHQNNVQHYTVHPCTVHPTLKNNIHQGSTEKTCVETEEVNVIILRFDENWMLRDEEGHPRNTTGQLINAKCVVIPDVIVVVETTEFDLNRECMIGEVWTLSKVFFMKIPETISKNLRN